The Geothermobacter ehrlichii genome has a window encoding:
- the murD gene encoding UDP-N-acetylmuramoyl-L-alanine--D-glutamate ligase yields MQDYAEKRIVVIGAGRSGQALVRFFCERGAQVVLTDRRRRDDLAHLAERWPQRLTLDLGGHDRRHLVGADLVVLSPGVPSDLPLLQQVRQAGIPVLGEVEIASRHLQAPLVAITGTNGKSTTTALCGEMFRSGGCKTFIGGNLGTPLIEAAATGGWQWLVVELSSFQLETIERFRPKYAMLLNISSDHLDRYDDMAAYVSAKKRIFENQGGDDVAVLNAGDRQVMTLAGGLAARPVLFSAEKDLPEGMSLDAAGNILWRWQGRELRFDTRQLLLRGRHNVENVMAAMIPPLLEGIDPKLVWRTACRFPGLPHRMQLVRRLRGVDWIDDSKGTNVGSVMRSLAGLRPPVTLIAGGKDKGGDFATLAPLVRDRVGHLLLIGEAADRIERELAGTARIVRCADMAEAVKRAAELTPAGGTVLLSPGCSSFDMFSSFEERGRVFARQVNALPEEGA; encoded by the coding sequence ATGCAGGATTATGCGGAAAAACGGATAGTCGTCATCGGGGCGGGCCGCAGCGGCCAGGCCCTGGTCCGCTTTTTCTGCGAGCGGGGAGCGCAGGTGGTGCTGACCGACCGCCGGCGGCGTGACGACCTGGCGCATCTGGCCGAGCGCTGGCCGCAGCGCCTGACCCTCGATCTCGGCGGGCATGACCGGCGACATCTGGTCGGGGCCGACCTGGTGGTGCTCAGTCCGGGGGTACCGTCCGATCTGCCGCTGCTGCAGCAGGTGCGGCAGGCCGGGATTCCGGTGCTCGGCGAGGTGGAGATCGCCAGCCGGCATCTGCAGGCCCCGCTGGTCGCCATCACCGGCACCAACGGCAAATCGACAACCACCGCCCTGTGCGGCGAGATGTTCCGCTCGGGTGGCTGCAAGACCTTTATCGGCGGCAATCTCGGCACCCCCCTCATCGAGGCGGCGGCGACCGGAGGCTGGCAGTGGCTGGTGGTTGAACTGTCCTCCTTCCAGCTCGAAACCATTGAGCGGTTCCGGCCGAAGTACGCCATGCTGCTCAACATCAGCAGCGACCATCTCGACCGCTATGACGACATGGCGGCCTATGTCAGCGCCAAGAAGCGGATTTTCGAGAACCAGGGGGGCGATGACGTCGCCGTTCTCAATGCCGGCGACCGGCAGGTGATGACTCTGGCCGGGGGACTGGCCGCCCGTCCGGTCCTCTTTTCGGCGGAGAAGGATCTGCCCGAGGGGATGTCGCTGGACGCCGCCGGCAACATCCTCTGGCGCTGGCAGGGGCGTGAGCTGCGTTTCGACACCCGGCAGCTGCTGCTGCGCGGCCGGCACAATGTGGAGAACGTCATGGCGGCGATGATACCGCCGCTGCTCGAAGGGATTGATCCCAAGCTCGTCTGGCGAACGGCCTGCCGGTTTCCCGGCCTGCCGCATCGCATGCAGCTGGTGCGTCGCCTGCGCGGCGTCGACTGGATCGACGATTCGAAGGGGACCAATGTCGGCAGCGTCATGCGCAGCCTGGCCGGTCTGCGGCCGCCGGTAACCCTGATCGCCGGCGGCAAGGACAAGGGAGGCGACTTTGCCACTCTCGCCCCGCTGGTGCGCGACCGGGTCGGCCATCTGCTGCTGATCGGCGAAGCCGCCGACCGGATCGAACGGGAGCTGGCCGGAACGGCGCGCATCGTGCGCTGCGCCGACATGGCCGAAGCGGTGAAACGGGCAGCGGAGCTGACCCCGGCCGGCGGCACCGTGCTGCTGTCGCCGGGTTGTTCGAGTTTCGACATGTTCAGCAGTTTCGAGGAGCGCGGCCGCGTCTTCGCCCGGCAGGTGAACGCGCTACCGGAGGAGGGGGCCTGA
- a CDS encoding UDP-N-acetylmuramoyl-L-alanyl-D-glutamate--2,6-diaminopimelate ligase, producing the protein MKLSELTAGIEGLRIDGNPEVEVGGICYDSRRVKPGDLFCALRGAVTDGHRFIDQAVEAGAGAVLREDGEPTAGVTTLQTENGRAVMAALAARFYGHPTAGMKVVGITGTNGKTTVSYLLESLLNEADEHVAVIGTVAYRFGSRLLPAPNTTPEAVDLQRLAAEFREQGCTALVMEVSSHALAQQRVVGVAFDVGVFTNLTPEHLDYHREMESYFAAKRLLFAPEGGAARAVINIDDPWGVRLAKERPDAVTCGFDAAARVRIVDAELGMEGIRAKLATPAGELSIRSPLLGRFNLANLVCAAGVGVALGMDTERIERGLAALQRVPGRLESVENRLGARILVDYAHTGDALEKALETLRDLRPRRLLTVFGCGGDRDRGKRPQMGEVAARLSDLVIVTSDNPRSEDPQRIIADILPGLERTEAKRLATAELPEAGTTGYLVIADRRRAIETAVALTGRGDILLVAGKGHEDYQIIGARKIHFDDREEIRRALDGRTTKE; encoded by the coding sequence GTGAAACTGAGCGAACTGACAGCCGGCATCGAAGGCCTTCGCATCGACGGCAATCCGGAGGTGGAGGTTGGCGGCATCTGCTATGACTCGCGGCGGGTGAAGCCGGGCGACCTGTTCTGCGCCCTGCGCGGCGCGGTGACCGACGGCCACCGGTTCATTGACCAGGCGGTCGAGGCCGGCGCCGGCGCGGTGCTGCGCGAAGACGGTGAGCCGACTGCCGGCGTCACCACCCTGCAAACGGAGAATGGGCGGGCTGTCATGGCGGCTCTGGCGGCGCGCTTCTACGGTCATCCAACCGCCGGCATGAAGGTGGTCGGCATCACCGGCACCAACGGCAAGACGACCGTCAGTTACCTGTTGGAAAGCCTACTGAACGAGGCGGATGAGCACGTTGCCGTCATCGGCACCGTCGCCTATCGTTTCGGGTCGCGCCTGCTGCCGGCGCCGAACACCACGCCGGAGGCGGTCGACCTGCAGCGGCTGGCGGCCGAATTCAGGGAGCAGGGCTGTACCGCCCTGGTGATGGAAGTCTCGTCGCACGCCCTGGCCCAGCAGCGGGTGGTCGGGGTGGCGTTTGACGTCGGGGTCTTCACCAACCTGACCCCCGAGCATCTTGACTATCACCGCGAGATGGAGAGCTATTTCGCCGCCAAGAGGTTGCTCTTCGCTCCCGAAGGCGGGGCGGCCAGGGCGGTGATCAACATCGACGACCCCTGGGGAGTGCGGCTGGCGAAAGAACGCCCGGACGCCGTCACCTGCGGTTTTGACGCCGCCGCCAGGGTGCGGATCGTCGACGCCGAGCTCGGCATGGAGGGGATCCGGGCGAAACTGGCGACGCCGGCCGGCGAGCTGAGCATTCGCTCGCCGCTGCTGGGCCGTTTCAATCTGGCCAATCTGGTCTGCGCCGCCGGCGTGGGGGTCGCCCTGGGCATGGATACAGAGCGGATCGAACGCGGGCTGGCGGCGCTGCAGCGGGTTCCGGGGCGGCTGGAATCGGTCGAAAACCGGCTCGGAGCGCGGATCCTGGTCGATTACGCCCACACCGGCGATGCCCTCGAGAAGGCCCTGGAGACCCTGCGCGACCTGCGGCCGCGGCGGCTGCTGACCGTCTTCGGCTGTGGCGGTGACCGGGATCGGGGCAAGCGGCCGCAGATGGGTGAGGTCGCCGCCCGGCTCTCCGACCTGGTGATCGTCACCTCCGACAATCCGCGCAGCGAGGATCCGCAGCGGATCATCGCCGACATCCTGCCGGGTCTCGAGCGGACGGAGGCGAAGCGGCTGGCGACGGCAGAACTGCCGGAGGCCGGCACCACCGGCTACCTGGTGATTGCCGACCGGCGGCGGGCGATCGAGACGGCGGTGGCGCTGACCGGCCGTGGCGACATTCTGCTGGTGGCCGGCAAGGGACATGAGGATTACCAGATCATCGGTGCCCGGAAGATCCACTTCGACGACCGCGAGGAGATCCGGCGGGCGCTGGATGGAAGGACAACCAAGGAATGA
- the murG gene encoding undecaprenyldiphospho-muramoylpentapeptide beta-N-acetylglucosaminyltransferase has product MRVLLAGGGTGGHLFPAVALAQQLLADEPGSEVLFVGTERGIEARVLPELGLPLATIDIVGFVGKKPVEKLAVAPKLLRSFRQSGAILDRFRPQVVVGVGGYASGPVLLAARWRRLPLVIHEQNARPGLTNRLLGHLADRICISYPESAGHFGGRTVLTGNPVRREMTEHRPLPDGEPELLVFGGSRGARAINQAVLACLPHLELWRGRLRIVHQTGEEDLEQVKEGYRKQGWTHAEVVPFIRDMASAYARAHLVLCRAGATTIAELTACGRPSILVPYPYAAGDHQTANARSLAERGAALMLPQTELEGKRLATLISDMLSDRQRLLDMAGAAHALGQPRAAELILDQCRAVARKG; this is encoded by the coding sequence ATGAGAGTGCTGCTGGCAGGAGGAGGCACCGGCGGCCATCTCTTTCCGGCCGTGGCCCTGGCGCAGCAGTTGCTGGCCGACGAGCCCGGCTCCGAAGTGCTGTTCGTCGGCACCGAGCGCGGCATCGAGGCCCGGGTGTTGCCCGAGCTGGGGCTGCCCCTGGCGACCATTGACATCGTCGGCTTCGTCGGCAAGAAGCCGGTCGAGAAACTGGCCGTGGCGCCGAAACTTCTGCGCAGTTTCCGGCAGTCGGGGGCGATTCTCGACCGCTTTCGGCCGCAGGTGGTGGTCGGCGTCGGCGGCTACGCCAGCGGACCGGTGCTGCTGGCCGCCCGGTGGCGGCGACTGCCGCTGGTGATCCACGAACAGAATGCCCGCCCCGGACTGACCAACCGGCTGCTCGGCCATCTGGCCGACCGGATCTGTATCAGCTATCCGGAGAGCGCCGGGCATTTCGGGGGGCGGACGGTTCTGACCGGCAACCCGGTGCGGCGGGAGATGACCGAACACCGGCCGTTGCCCGACGGCGAGCCGGAACTGCTGGTCTTCGGTGGCAGTCGCGGTGCCCGCGCCATCAACCAGGCGGTACTGGCCTGTCTGCCGCACCTGGAACTCTGGCGTGGGCGGCTGCGCATCGTGCACCAGACCGGCGAGGAGGACCTGGAACAGGTGAAAGAGGGATACCGGAAGCAGGGCTGGACGCATGCCGAGGTTGTGCCCTTTATCCGCGACATGGCTTCGGCCTATGCCCGGGCGCACCTGGTCCTGTGCCGGGCCGGGGCGACAACCATCGCCGAGCTGACCGCCTGCGGCCGGCCGTCGATCCTGGTCCCCTATCCCTATGCCGCCGGCGACCACCAGACCGCCAATGCCCGCAGCCTGGCGGAACGGGGAGCGGCCCTGATGCTGCCGCAGACGGAACTCGAGGGAAAGCGGCTGGCGACCCTGATCAGCGACATGCTTTCCGATCGGCAGCGGCTGCTCGACATGGCGGGAGCGGCCCATGCCCTGGGACAGCCGCGGGCGGCCGAGCTGATTCTCGACCAGTGCCGGGCCGTGGCCCGGAAAGGATAG
- the murB gene encoding UDP-N-acetylmuramate dehydrogenase: MNESLRQLFDNLGELGGELRRDEPLAAHCSWRVGGPADLFYQPQRLEQLERAVCLAEAAGVPWLVLGNGSNLLVRDGGVRGLVIETGALNRWRLRDDGGLEAECGVALPELARATAAAGRAGLERLAGIPGTLGAAVAINAGAHGQSVGDAVRQVVVLHEGRRQRRTKAELGFGYRQSAIGDREVVLEILLQLDRKEPAALLEAMRAALDARRQAQAVEGPNAGSVFRNPPDVAAWKLIDDAGLRGLRLGGAMVSERHANFIVNCGDARAAEIEELIERVRQRVKAHSGVALETEIRIVGER, from the coding sequence ATGAACGAGAGTTTGCGGCAGCTCTTTGACAATCTCGGTGAACTGGGCGGCGAGCTGCGCCGCGACGAGCCCCTCGCGGCACACTGCAGCTGGCGGGTCGGCGGACCGGCCGATCTCTTCTACCAGCCGCAGCGGCTCGAACAGCTTGAACGGGCGGTGTGCCTGGCGGAAGCCGCCGGTGTTCCCTGGCTTGTGCTGGGAAACGGCAGCAACCTGCTGGTGCGTGACGGCGGCGTGCGGGGCCTGGTGATCGAGACCGGCGCCCTGAACCGCTGGCGGCTGCGGGATGACGGCGGGCTGGAGGCCGAATGCGGCGTTGCGCTGCCGGAACTGGCCCGCGCCACCGCTGCGGCCGGCCGGGCCGGCCTGGAGCGGCTGGCCGGCATTCCCGGAACCCTCGGCGCGGCGGTGGCGATCAATGCCGGCGCCCACGGACAGAGCGTCGGCGATGCCGTGCGGCAGGTTGTCGTGCTGCACGAAGGACGGCGGCAGCGGCGGACGAAGGCGGAACTCGGTTTCGGCTACCGGCAAAGCGCCATCGGCGACAGGGAGGTGGTGCTGGAAATCCTGCTGCAGCTGGACAGGAAAGAGCCGGCGGCGCTGCTCGAGGCCATGCGCGCGGCGCTTGACGCCCGGCGGCAGGCGCAGGCGGTCGAGGGGCCCAACGCGGGCTCGGTGTTCAGGAATCCGCCGGATGTGGCGGCCTGGAAGCTGATCGACGACGCCGGCCTGCGGGGGCTGCGCCTCGGCGGGGCGATGGTGTCGGAGCGGCATGCCAACTTCATCGTCAATTGCGGTGACGCCCGGGCGGCCGAGATTGAGGAGCTGATCGAGCGGGTTCGGCAGCGGGTGAAGGCGCACAGCGGTGTTGCGCTGGAAACCGAGATCCGGATCGTCGGTGAAAGGTGA
- the mraY gene encoding phospho-N-acetylmuramoyl-pentapeptide-transferase codes for MLYHLLYPLHEHFSAFYVFRFITFRTIYAAITALVLSFIIGPWLIRKLSELQIGQQIRKLGPESHFKKEGTPTMGGTLILFAIVLPTLLWADLTNIFVWIVLFVTVSYGIVGFVDDYRKVRLKNTEGLRPRQKMFWQLLVALLAGVALYLHPDFDSTLSVPFFKGVRPDLGLFYIPFAVLVVVGTSNAVNLTDGLDGLAIGPMIIASSTYLVFAYVAGHARVAAYLQISAISGAGELSILCGSMVGAGLGFLWFNTYPAQVFMGDVGSLSLGGALGTIAVITKQEIVLVIVGGIFVMEALSVIFQVASFRLWGRRIFRMAPVHHHFELKGWPEPKIIVRFWIVSIILALVALSTLKLR; via the coding sequence ATGCTCTACCATCTGCTCTATCCCCTGCACGAACATTTCTCGGCCTTCTACGTCTTCAGGTTCATCACCTTCCGCACCATCTACGCCGCCATCACGGCGCTGGTGCTCTCCTTCATCATCGGCCCCTGGCTGATCCGCAAGCTGTCGGAGCTGCAGATCGGCCAGCAGATCCGCAAGCTTGGTCCGGAGTCGCACTTCAAGAAGGAAGGGACCCCGACCATGGGTGGCACCCTGATCCTGTTCGCCATCGTGCTGCCGACCCTGCTCTGGGCCGACCTGACCAACATCTTCGTCTGGATCGTTCTCTTCGTCACCGTCAGTTACGGCATCGTCGGATTCGTCGATGACTACCGCAAGGTGAGGCTGAAAAACACCGAGGGCCTGCGCCCGCGGCAGAAGATGTTCTGGCAGCTGCTGGTGGCGCTGCTCGCCGGTGTCGCCCTCTACCTGCATCCGGACTTCGACAGCACCCTGAGTGTCCCCTTCTTCAAGGGCGTGCGGCCGGATCTCGGCCTGTTCTACATCCCCTTCGCCGTTCTGGTGGTGGTCGGAACCAGCAACGCCGTCAACCTGACCGACGGTCTCGACGGCCTGGCCATCGGGCCGATGATCATCGCCTCGAGCACCTACCTGGTCTTCGCCTACGTCGCCGGCCATGCCAGGGTAGCTGCCTATCTGCAGATCAGCGCCATCTCCGGTGCCGGCGAGCTGTCGATCCTCTGTGGTTCGATGGTCGGCGCCGGCCTCGGGTTCCTCTGGTTCAACACCTACCCGGCCCAGGTCTTCATGGGCGATGTCGGCAGTCTGTCGCTGGGCGGCGCCCTGGGGACCATCGCCGTCATCACCAAGCAGGAGATTGTGCTGGTGATCGTCGGCGGCATCTTCGTCATGGAGGCGCTGTCGGTCATCTTCCAGGTGGCGTCCTTCCGGCTCTGGGGGCGGCGGATCTTCCGCATGGCGCCGGTGCACCATCATTTCGAGCTGAAAGGCTGGCCTGAGCCGAAGATCATCGTTCGGTTCTGGATCGTCAGCATCATCCTGGCCCTGGTGGCTCTTTCGACCCTGAAGCTGAGGTGA
- the ftsW gene encoding putative lipid II flippase FtsW, producing MEIRRGHDQTLLMLATVLTCFGIVMVYSSSSIMAAEKYADGFLFLKRQGIFACIGLLLMAGLMHVDYHRLRRLAVPLLLLCTLLLVVVFIPGVGVRAGGASRWIRLPFFSLQPSELAKLGLVVFMAHSLARKGEKIKTLKVGFLPYMVLLAVLLVLVLAQPDLGGAATMGVVALCLLLVAGSRWRHLFGVVVLALPFLYFLVMNVDYRRRRIMAFLNPWDDPTDTGFQIIQSWIAFGTGGWFGNGLGEGKQKLFFLPEAHTDFIFAVVGEELGFVGVVVTAALFLVLVLRGIRTAVHAPDEFGRYLAFGLTVLIGIEAFTNFAVVLGLLPTKGLALPFLSYGGTNLVCTLMEVGILLNISAKLPGEVR from the coding sequence ATGGAGATCCGGCGCGGACATGACCAGACCCTGCTGATGCTGGCGACGGTGCTGACCTGTTTCGGGATCGTCATGGTCTATTCGTCCTCGTCGATCATGGCGGCGGAAAAGTACGCCGACGGCTTTCTCTTTCTCAAGCGCCAGGGGATCTTCGCCTGTATCGGCCTGCTGCTGATGGCCGGTTTGATGCACGTCGACTATCATCGGCTGCGTCGGCTGGCGGTCCCCCTGCTGCTGCTCTGCACCCTGCTGCTGGTGGTGGTGTTCATCCCCGGGGTCGGGGTTCGCGCCGGCGGCGCCAGCCGCTGGATCCGGCTGCCCTTCTTCTCCCTGCAGCCGTCGGAGCTGGCCAAGCTGGGGCTGGTCGTCTTCATGGCCCATTCCCTGGCGCGCAAGGGGGAAAAGATCAAGACGCTGAAGGTCGGTTTTCTGCCCTACATGGTGCTGCTGGCCGTCCTGCTCGTCCTGGTGCTGGCCCAGCCCGACCTGGGTGGCGCGGCGACCATGGGAGTGGTGGCCCTCTGCCTGCTGCTGGTGGCCGGTTCGCGCTGGCGCCACCTGTTCGGGGTGGTGGTGCTGGCGTTGCCGTTTCTCTACTTTCTCGTGATGAACGTCGATTACCGCCGCCGCCGGATCATGGCCTTTCTCAATCCCTGGGACGATCCGACAGATACCGGGTTCCAGATCATCCAGAGCTGGATCGCCTTCGGTACCGGCGGCTGGTTCGGCAACGGCCTCGGCGAGGGGAAGCAGAAGCTCTTCTTCCTGCCGGAGGCCCACACCGATTTCATCTTCGCCGTGGTCGGCGAGGAGCTCGGATTCGTCGGGGTGGTGGTGACCGCCGCCCTCTTTCTGGTGCTGGTGCTGCGCGGCATCCGCACGGCGGTGCACGCCCCCGACGAATTCGGCCGCTATCTGGCCTTCGGGCTGACGGTGCTGATCGGCATCGAGGCTTTTACCAATTTCGCGGTGGTTCTCGGACTGTTGCCGACCAAGGGTCTGGCGCTGCCGTTCCTCTCCTACGGTGGCACCAACCTGGTCTGCACCCTGATGGAAGTTGGCATTCTGCTCAACATCTCGGCCAAGCTGCCGGGGGAGGTGCGATGA
- the murC gene encoding UDP-N-acetylmuramate--L-alanine ligase yields MYGKIRRIHFVGIGGIGMSGIAEVLLNLGYEVSGSDLRQSETTRRLAKLGGRIAFGHAPDNLGDADVVVTSTAVRADNVEVAEAQRRHIPVIPRAEMLAELMRMKYGVAVAGTHGKTTTTSMVATILTRGGLDPTAVIGGRLDAFGSNAKLGQGKFLVAEADESDGSFLHLSPTIAVVTNIDADHLDFYADLEQIKTTFVDFINKVPFYGLAVLCLDDPNIQEIMPRVKKRYLTYGLASQADLYATDIRYQASATRFAVHDRNGRLGEITLGMPGRHNVLNALAAIGVGLELGLDFDRIARGFDGFGGVQRRFQILSTAGDIMVVDDYGHHPAEIRATLAAARKGWPERRIVAVFQPHRFSRTRALFEEFATAFYDADRLLVTDIYPAGEEPIEGVTAQRLAERVRNHGHRDVSWVPGLTEATAELEASLEAGDLVVTLGAGNIGQVAIELAKRLSA; encoded by the coding sequence GTGTACGGAAAGATTCGCAGAATCCATTTTGTCGGCATCGGCGGCATCGGCATGAGCGGCATCGCCGAGGTGCTGCTCAATCTCGGCTACGAGGTCTCCGGGTCTGACCTGCGTCAGAGCGAGACGACCAGGCGGCTGGCGAAGCTCGGCGGGCGCATCGCCTTCGGCCACGCGCCGGACAACCTGGGCGACGCCGACGTGGTTGTGACCTCGACGGCGGTGCGGGCCGACAACGTTGAGGTGGCCGAGGCCCAGCGCCGGCACATTCCGGTCATTCCGCGGGCGGAGATGCTGGCCGAGCTGATGCGCATGAAGTACGGAGTGGCGGTGGCCGGCACCCACGGCAAGACCACGACCACCAGCATGGTGGCGACGATCCTGACGCGGGGCGGGCTCGATCCGACGGCTGTCATTGGCGGCCGGCTCGATGCCTTCGGCTCCAACGCCAAGCTGGGACAGGGCAAGTTCCTGGTCGCCGAGGCGGACGAGTCGGACGGCTCTTTTCTCCACCTGAGTCCGACCATCGCCGTGGTGACCAACATCGACGCCGATCACCTCGATTTCTACGCCGACCTGGAGCAGATCAAGACCACCTTTGTCGATTTCATCAACAAGGTTCCCTTTTACGGGCTGGCGGTGCTCTGCCTGGACGATCCGAACATCCAGGAGATCATGCCCCGGGTGAAGAAGCGCTATCTCACCTACGGGCTGGCGTCGCAGGCCGATCTCTACGCCACCGACATCCGCTACCAGGCCAGCGCCACCCGATTCGCCGTCCATGACCGCAACGGGCGTCTGGGCGAGATCACCCTCGGCATGCCGGGCCGGCACAATGTGCTCAATGCCCTGGCGGCGATCGGGGTCGGCCTCGAGCTGGGGCTCGATTTCGACCGGATTGCCCGCGGCTTTGACGGCTTTGGCGGTGTTCAGCGCCGGTTCCAGATCCTCTCCACCGCCGGCGACATCATGGTGGTGGACGATTACGGGCATCACCCGGCCGAAATCCGCGCCACCCTGGCAGCGGCGCGCAAGGGCTGGCCGGAGCGGCGCATCGTCGCCGTCTTCCAGCCGCACCGTTTCAGTCGCACCAGGGCCCTGTTCGAGGAATTCGCCACCGCCTTCTACGACGCCGACCGGCTGCTGGTCACCGACATCTACCCGGCCGGCGAGGAGCCGATCGAGGGGGTGACGGCGCAGCGGCTGGCCGAGCGTGTGCGCAACCACGGGCATCGGGACGTGAGCTGGGTGCCCGGCCTGACCGAGGCGACGGCCGAACTCGAGGCCTCGCTCGAAGCGGGCGACCTGGTGGTAACCCTGGGAGCCGGCAACATCGGCCAGGTGGCGATTGAGCTGGCAAAGCGCCTGTCGGCATGA
- a CDS encoding UDP-N-acetylmuramoyl-tripeptide--D-alanyl-D-alanine ligase, whose product MKLSVRKIAEITGGRLSPAGAEVVVSGISTDSRTIRPGELFVPLRGPKYDGHDFLLRALQNGAAACLSEEVIAGLKVPVIQVEDSLRALGDLAAAHRRGYRGPLVAVTGSSGKTTTKEMLAAILERTAPGLKSAGNFNNLVGVPLTLFGLRPESHRWTVIEMGMSARGEIARLAEIAAPTLGLITNIGPAHLETLHGLDGVARAKGELFAALKPGAVAVVNADDPRVLALPVANGVRRILYGLSGDAEVRAEDVEARGRQVRFRLHIGGQSAEVVLPVAGRFNVSNALAAVAAARALDVPLDVIVAGLCGFSPLQGRMQLHTLASGALLLKDDYNANPLSMGAALEALDQLEGGGRRIAVLGDMLELGDESRRLHREVGARAARHCDLLLLLGDMAEAMADGARAAGLSARRIRIAADHDEAAGCLARVLRKGDRVLVKGSRGMRMERIADRLLSTDDGKAGKGGA is encoded by the coding sequence ATGAAACTTTCGGTACGCAAAATAGCGGAAATCACGGGCGGCCGTCTGTCGCCGGCCGGTGCCGAGGTGGTGGTGAGCGGCATCTCCACCGACAGTCGCACCATCCGGCCGGGTGAGCTGTTCGTTCCTTTGCGCGGACCGAAGTACGACGGCCACGATTTTCTGCTGCGTGCCCTGCAGAACGGGGCCGCCGCCTGCCTGAGCGAGGAAGTGATCGCCGGGCTGAAGGTGCCGGTGATCCAGGTGGAGGACAGTCTGCGGGCTCTCGGCGATCTCGCCGCCGCCCACCGTCGCGGCTACCGGGGGCCGCTGGTGGCGGTGACCGGCAGCAGTGGCAAGACGACCACCAAGGAGATGCTCGCCGCCATTCTGGAGCGGACGGCGCCGGGGCTGAAGTCAGCGGGCAATTTCAACAACCTGGTCGGTGTTCCGCTCACCCTGTTCGGTCTGCGGCCGGAAAGTCATCGCTGGACGGTGATCGAGATGGGCATGAGCGCTCGGGGCGAAATCGCCCGCCTGGCGGAGATCGCCGCGCCCACCCTGGGGCTGATCACCAATATCGGTCCGGCCCATCTCGAAACCCTGCATGGCCTCGACGGCGTGGCACGCGCCAAGGGCGAGCTGTTCGCCGCCCTGAAGCCCGGCGCTGTCGCCGTGGTCAATGCCGACGATCCCCGGGTGCTCGCCCTGCCGGTGGCCAACGGTGTGCGGCGGATTCTCTACGGCCTGTCCGGCGACGCCGAGGTCAGGGCCGAGGATGTCGAGGCCCGCGGCCGCCAGGTCCGGTTCCGTCTCCACATCGGCGGGCAATCGGCCGAAGTGGTGCTGCCGGTGGCCGGCCGGTTCAATGTCAGCAACGCCCTGGCCGCGGTGGCCGCAGCCAGGGCGCTCGATGTTCCCCTCGACGTCATCGTCGCCGGCCTGTGTGGCTTCAGTCCCCTGCAGGGACGCATGCAGCTGCATACCCTGGCTTCCGGCGCCCTGCTGCTGAAGGACGACTACAACGCCAATCCGCTGTCGATGGGAGCGGCCCTCGAGGCGCTCGACCAGCTCGAGGGCGGCGGCCGTCGCATCGCCGTTCTCGGCGACATGCTTGAGCTCGGCGACGAGAGCCGCCGGCTGCACCGCGAGGTCGGTGCCCGGGCGGCCCGCCATTGCGACCTGCTGCTGCTGCTCGGCGACATGGCCGAGGCGATGGCCGACGGCGCCCGTGCCGCCGGCCTGTCAGCCCGCCGCATCCGGATCGCCGCCGACCATGACGAGGCCGCCGGCTGCCTGGCGCGGGTGCTGCGCAAGGGCGACCGGGTTCTGGTCAAGGGATCGCGCGGCATGCGCATGGAACGCATCGCCGACCGGCTGTTGTCCACCGACGACGGCAAGGCCGGGAAAGGGGGCGCCTGA